Proteins found in one Rhodobacteraceae bacterium D3-12 genomic segment:
- the arsB gene encoding ACR3 family arsenite efflux transporter: protein MGTFERFLTLWVGGCILAGVALGNLVPGLFAQIATLEVAHVNLVVAVLIWVMIFPMMVQVDFAAIKDVGKSPKGLVLTLVVNWLIKPFTMAALGWLFFRVIFAGFVDPETAGEYIAGMILLGVAPCTAMVFVWSQLTKGDPNYTLVQVSVNDIVMIFAFAPIAAFLLGISDVTVPWETLFLSVVLYVVLPLVAGVLTRRALERKGEAQVSRFLAQTKPWSVIGLLATVVILFGFQAETILAKPLAIVMIAIPLILQSYGIFALAYGFALKLKLPHNIAAPACMIGTSNFFELAVAVAISLFGLHSGAALATVVGVLVEVPVMLSLVAFANRTQHWFKPANAR from the coding sequence TTTGAACGCTTTTTGACCCTCTGGGTTGGGGGTTGCATTCTTGCCGGGGTTGCCCTTGGCAATCTGGTGCCGGGGCTTTTTGCGCAGATCGCGACGCTTGAGGTGGCGCATGTCAACCTTGTGGTGGCGGTTCTCATCTGGGTGATGATTTTCCCGATGATGGTTCAGGTTGATTTTGCGGCGATCAAGGATGTGGGCAAATCGCCAAAGGGCCTTGTCCTGACGCTGGTGGTGAACTGGTTGATCAAACCTTTCACCATGGCGGCACTTGGGTGGTTGTTCTTCCGGGTGATTTTTGCCGGGTTTGTCGACCCGGAAACAGCCGGAGAATACATTGCCGGGATGATCCTGCTCGGCGTGGCGCCCTGCACGGCGATGGTGTTTGTCTGGAGCCAGCTGACCAAGGGCGACCCCAATTACACGCTGGTTCAGGTGTCGGTGAATGACATCGTGATGATCTTTGCCTTTGCCCCGATTGCCGCGTTCTTGTTGGGCATTTCGGATGTGACGGTACCGTGGGAGACGCTGTTCCTGTCGGTCGTTCTCTATGTGGTGTTGCCCTTGGTCGCCGGGGTTTTGACGCGCCGGGCGCTTGAACGAAAGGGCGAGGCTCAAGTGAGCCGCTTTCTAGCGCAGACCAAGCCGTGGTCGGTGATCGGGCTTTTGGCAACGGTGGTGATCCTGTTCGGGTTTCAGGCCGAAACCATTCTGGCCAAACCGCTGGCGATTGTGATGATTGCCATACCGCTGATCCTGCAAAGCTATGGGATTTTTGCGCTGGCCTATGGTTTTGCGCTCAAGCTGAAGCTGCCACATAACATCGCCGCACCGGCCTGTATGATTGGAACGTCCAATTTCTTCGAACTGGCGGTGGCGGTGGCGATTTCGCTGTTTGGACTGCATTCGGGGGCGGCATTGGCCACGGTTGTTGGCGTGCTGGTCGAAGTGCCGGTGATGCTGTCGCTGGTCGCTTTT